In the genome of Methanocella sp., one region contains:
- a CDS encoding YdeI/OmpD-associated family protein, whose translation MAEEGKLLYVTDRQEWRRWLQENFEGEKEVWLVYPNKSSGEPRLPYNDAVEEALCFGWIDSTIHSIDELHAAQRFSPRNPKSSYSQANKERLRWLFQHGQLHPSIENIVKIVLAEEFVFPQDILEAILKDEVAWKNYCGFSDPYKRIRIAYIDSSRKRPDEYKKRLDNFIRAARQNKKIGYGGIEKYY comes from the coding sequence ATGGCTGAAGAAGGTAAGCTGCTATACGTGACTGACCGGCAGGAATGGCGTCGGTGGCTCCAGGAAAATTTCGAGGGCGAGAAGGAGGTCTGGCTAGTATACCCGAACAAGTCCTCCGGTGAGCCGCGCCTGCCCTATAACGACGCGGTGGAGGAGGCCCTCTGTTTCGGCTGGATCGACAGCACGATCCATTCGATCGACGAGCTTCATGCGGCCCAAAGATTCTCGCCCAGAAACCCCAAAAGCAGCTACTCCCAGGCGAACAAGGAGAGACTGCGCTGGCTGTTTCAACATGGACAGCTGCACCCTTCGATAGAAAATATCGTCAAAATCGTCCTCGCAGAAGAGTTTGTCTTTCCGCAGGATATACTCGAAGCGATACTAAAGGACGAGGTCGCCTGGAAGAACTACTGCGGATTTTCCGATCCATATAAGAGGATACGCATTGCCTACATCGATTCCTCCCGGAAGCGCCCGGATGAGTATAAAAAACGGCTCGATAATTTTATTCGCGCCGCCAGGCAGAATAAAAAGATCGGATATGGCGGTATCGAGAAATACTATTAA
- a CDS encoding energy-coupling factor ABC transporter permease, which translates to MAHIHLEDGSFTIFWVVVWWLLAILVIGVCLIYLRRFKKIDNRQITLAGLCTAASFALFQINIPIAGGVHMNLTPLIGILMGPAIGSIIMLIVNIFSAAIGHGGWGLIGANCLINITELTTAYFIYSWLGRLKFDTFPRAGIATLLGLFLGNLAMIAIILISGVQGVNQSTLDVFYGLLVIAGINMIIAVIEAVVTGYVVSYIQRVRPDILGEAAHAG; encoded by the coding sequence ATGGCACATATTCATCTTGAGGACGGCTCATTCACCATATTCTGGGTCGTGGTCTGGTGGCTGCTGGCGATCCTCGTCATCGGCGTTTGCCTTATCTATTTAAGGCGATTTAAAAAAATCGATAATCGCCAGATCACCCTGGCTGGGCTATGTACGGCGGCATCGTTCGCGCTGTTCCAGATCAACATACCCATCGCCGGCGGCGTTCACATGAACCTGACGCCCCTCATCGGCATCCTCATGGGGCCGGCCATCGGCAGCATCATCATGCTCATCGTCAACATTTTCTCTGCAGCAATCGGCCATGGCGGATGGGGGCTTATCGGCGCCAATTGCCTTATCAACATAACTGAGCTCACCACAGCCTATTTCATTTATTCGTGGCTGGGCAGGCTCAAGTTCGACACTTTCCCCCGGGCTGGTATCGCCACGCTGCTGGGCCTGTTCCTGGGCAACTTGGCGATGATCGCCATCATCCTGATCTCCGGCGTCCAGGGCGTGAACCAGAGTACGCTGGACGTATTTTATGGCCTCCTGGTCATCGCGGGCATCAATATGATAATCGCCGTGATCGAAGCGGTCGTCACGGGATACGTCGTCTCCTATATCCAGAGGGTAAGGCCTGACATCCTCGGGGAGGCTGCGCATGCAGGATAA
- a CDS encoding energy-coupling factor ABC transporter ATP-binding protein, with translation MTKLQSLSLEHTCMPAGDELIHVDCASHIYPDGSIGIHNMCFRVLKDEVVALCGPNGSGKSTLIEHLNGLLKPSSGRVSVLGKAVSTARGDIWKEVGVVFQRSDDQLFAPTVLDDVMFGPVNMGMGIEEARSVAMEALRAVGAESLASKIPSYLSGGQKRLVCIAGVLAMKPRVIAMDEPTSDLDPNHSDMIERIILDLKKSHGISIVVATHDMDMAARLADRICIVKGGSIIAEGRPSEIFFDHELLAEAGLKQPDAARIYESIRPVLGLDPGSRPLNIEELVGIISAGINKRQ, from the coding sequence ATGACGAAATTACAGTCATTAAGTCTGGAACATACCTGCATGCCCGCCGGGGACGAGCTGATCCACGTGGATTGTGCCAGCCACATATATCCGGATGGCAGCATCGGGATCCACAATATGTGCTTCCGGGTGCTCAAGGACGAGGTGGTGGCCCTGTGCGGCCCCAACGGCTCGGGAAAATCAACGCTTATCGAGCACCTCAACGGCCTGCTCAAGCCGAGCAGCGGCCGCGTAAGCGTGCTCGGGAAGGCCGTCAGCACGGCCCGGGGCGATATCTGGAAAGAGGTGGGCGTCGTGTTCCAGAGATCGGACGACCAGCTTTTCGCTCCCACAGTCCTGGACGACGTCATGTTCGGCCCCGTCAACATGGGGATGGGCATCGAAGAGGCCCGGTCCGTTGCCATGGAAGCGCTGCGCGCCGTTGGCGCGGAGTCTCTCGCGTCGAAAATACCATCATATCTTTCGGGCGGCCAGAAGAGGCTGGTCTGCATCGCCGGCGTCCTGGCCATGAAACCCCGGGTGATCGCGATGGATGAGCCGACCTCGGATCTGGACCCTAATCACTCGGATATGATCGAGAGGATCATTCTTGACCTGAAGAAGTCGCACGGCATCAGCATCGTGGTCGCCACCCACGACATGGACATGGCCGCAAGGCTGGCCGATCGCATCTGCATCGTGAAGGGGGGCTCCATCATTGCCGAAGGGCGGCCATCGGAGATTTTTTTCGACCATGAGCTGCTGGCGGAGGCGGGCTTAAAGCAGCCGGACGCCGCCCGGATATACGAAAGCATCCGGCCCGTCCTGGGCCTCGACCCTGGCAGTCGTCCCCTGAATATCGAGGAGCTGGTCGGCATCATATCCGCCGGGATAAATAAGCGCCAGTGA
- a CDS encoding energy-coupling factor transporter transmembrane component T: MSELSSHIPDFNLITYYSENVNTIFSKVSPWTKGIMLVLIIVFVTIARSLVLLAALYLLILLVYRMAGLPLRKLFQWYLLPLIFVLSLVIILMWNEPGRALFTIPLPFYPLTLTDGGAIMVTTLLLKALISVTYSLFFLMTTRYNYFSAMIYRIFPSPIDQIFLMSYRFIFITLSMIDTMLKALYSRGGGIIKSSMRQTGMFAEVFALTMIRSFDRADRVNKAMEARGFSGKYFAASQIPGIGLRDCAFMLVAIAIAAYLLYFVKLPL, translated from the coding sequence TTGAGCGAGCTATCGTCCCATATACCCGACTTTAATCTTATCACGTACTACAGCGAGAACGTTAATACTATTTTCTCGAAGGTCAGCCCCTGGACAAAGGGGATTATGCTCGTGCTCATCATCGTTTTCGTCACGATTGCCCGGAGCCTTGTCCTGCTCGCCGCCCTGTATCTCCTCATACTCCTCGTATACCGGATGGCCGGCCTGCCCCTGAGGAAGCTGTTCCAGTGGTACTTACTGCCGCTGATATTCGTACTTTCCCTGGTAATAATTTTAATGTGGAATGAGCCCGGCAGGGCCTTGTTTACAATCCCCCTGCCATTCTATCCCCTGACCCTGACCGATGGCGGGGCCATAATGGTCACGACTCTCCTGCTCAAGGCGCTGATATCGGTCACGTACTCGCTGTTCTTCCTCATGACTACCCGGTACAACTATTTCTCGGCCATGATATACCGCATTTTTCCGTCCCCTATCGACCAGATATTCCTCATGTCCTATCGCTTTATTTTTATCACCCTGAGCATGATCGACACGATGCTCAAGGCCCTGTATTCCCGGGGAGGCGGCATCATCAAAAGCTCGATGAGGCAGACCGGCATGTTCGCCGAGGTCTTCGCCCTGACGATGATCCGGTCCTTCGACCGGGCCGACCGTGTCAATAAGGCGATGGAGGCGCGGGGGTTCAGTGGAAAATACTTCGCGGCCTCGCAGATACCCGGGATCGGCCTCCGGGATTGCGCTTTCATGCTCGTGGCGATCGCCATTGCCGCATATTTGCTTTATTTCGTAAAATTACCGTTGTGA
- a CDS encoding metal-dependent transcriptional regulator translates to MKDIDGFELSPKKSQYLMFILEHNGKAFTTNLAEHFRLDPSTVTKTVTEMSSTGLIEHERYGSICLTDRGREYAEFLIRRHRIVELMLSHYGLTAEEACVEATRLEGHISKDLVDKICTSLGHPTMGICGPIKHDTCCCCPGED, encoded by the coding sequence ATGAAAGATATCGATGGGTTCGAGCTCAGCCCCAAAAAAAGCCAGTATCTCATGTTCATCCTGGAGCACAACGGCAAGGCCTTTACGACGAACCTCGCCGAGCACTTCCGCCTGGACCCGTCGACCGTCACGAAGACCGTTACCGAGATGTCATCGACTGGTCTCATCGAGCACGAGCGGTACGGCAGCATCTGCCTTACGGACCGGGGCAGGGAGTACGCCGAGTTTCTTATACGGCGCCACCGCATCGTCGAGCTCATGCTCTCGCATTACGGGCTCACGGCGGAGGAGGCGTGCGTGGAGGCGACAAGGCTGGAAGGCCACATATCCAAGGATCTGGTTGATAAGATATGTACATCCCTTGGCCACCCGACTATGGGCATCTGCGGGCCAATCAAGCACGACACGTGCTGCTGCTGTCCCGGCGAGGACTAG